One segment of Mugil cephalus isolate CIBA_MC_2020 chromosome 14, CIBA_Mcephalus_1.1, whole genome shotgun sequence DNA contains the following:
- the LOC125020305 gene encoding LOW QUALITY PROTEIN: chitin synthase chs-2-like (The sequence of the model RefSeq protein was modified relative to this genomic sequence to represent the inferred CDS: substituted 2 bases at 2 genomic stop codons), translating to MEGDRDMPKRPWDTCREVPIIEDEQTPWKLIKLLKFITLLVVAVIVFGSALCSKTAFLLLVTLANRDTKTLPAKEKPAALLCIGCALIASSVLLLLKSFWKACYKTSKLPRKSTAALVLFFEFLVSTGAAILTIVAMPHLDIVTNVTILNSVAVLSALLQVVTQCTSKQKNCFILPSIIAIVLIFLGYVLFITLYTLKDPTDVKMSTWVGLAVGGSILVSFNWWENYLRLISKSRSSKFLRDLIEDVTKCQNLLHILSSLLRIVVTAIVLGAFVPLDGLDWNIVTEIPRRETRILEIIIGVQLISSALCHWFALAACKMHALRRCFILPLYLATLAVMVLFITPVFVSYQDYRISMNGTSSINLSDYCNVVVNGTREIENGVFRDLVLDVTDTLCSLGFYTVTDISLLTASATSWWIGLVLATLHLWNLNVNRIQRTQDLFIRRLYEGTFIEQSLLLNTRYDIQTKGRRKKNFKESEKVMLYLCATMWHETYDEMMNILISIFRLDRYRPKNEAKFNDFTFEAHIYFDDAFMQVEGCRERHLNEYAENLVKIITEVYGIFKNIDAKFFRNQQQLPDQKIIRTPYGGRLIITMPHGNNIVVHYKDKELIRHKKRWSQVMYLYYLFGWKLMTKGDPGEMREASPSEHRRLXXIFKNKENFACFLQKEKHNTYLLALDGDTDFQPAAVMLLIDRLKMYPRVGAACGRIHPTGSGPAVWFQKFEYAVSHWLQKTAEHVFGCVLCSPGCFSLFRAEALMDDNVMRKYSTKSMEAGHYIQYDQGEDRWLCTLLLKQGWRVEYNAASDAYTNAPEDFKELYNQRRRWGPSTMANVVDLLGSSNIISKRNPSMSKPFMFYQMFAIFSAILAPATICLLVAGSLSFLLDISSSATLVIATIPPAIYLALCFKLKSDTQITIAAMMSVFYAFLMLVVSMTLIGSMVESRTILTPSSLFVIAMAMIYIITAIMHPQESNLVFYGFLYIICIPSAYLLLTIYSMVNMDNVSWGTRETKPAPGSAAAAAATPPQKTSEKAKSFFQSFFSWFKCCKKSDRKSQTEEPANSQENRILGSTDSDPQPLNTIVDDSPNPEQGLMPPASESNQDWVVQLQDLSTDMQLEEESLDENEEVFWKELQEKYLLPLPDDKERQKKIKSDLKQLRNKINFAFFTLNAMWLVATFTLQAFKVFSIDIPKVSLNLTVTNESIPIEPIGFMFILGFGLSVLLQFIAMFYHRIYTLIHYVAFLDTEPKEQKPNEKSKLKDDTSSIVDSTYGSQYGSEMFDEFSLDGSISA from the exons GTGTTTGGATCGGCGCTATGCAGCAAG ACGgcattcctcctcctcgtcaccTTGGCCAACAGAGATACAAAGACGCTCCCGGCCAAGGAGAAACCCGCCGCTCTGCTATGTATCGGCTGCGCTCTCATTGCCTCCAGCGTCCTCCTGTTGCTCAAAAGCTTCTGGAAAGCATGCTACAAAACATCCAAGTTGCCGAGGAAATCAACCGCTGCCCTC GTTCTGTTCTTTGAGTTCCTGGTGTCGACGGGTGCAGCGATTCTCACCATCGTGGCGATGCCTCACTTGGACATTGTCACAAATGTGACGATACTGAACAGCGTAGCAGTCCTCTCTGCACTCCTACAGGTGGTGACTCAGTGCACCTCCAAGCAAAAGAACTGCTTCATACTGCCCTCCATCATCGCCATCGTCCTCATTTTTCTCGGCTACGTCCTGTTCATCACCTTGTACACATTGAAAGACCCTACAGACGTCAAGATGAGCACTTGGGTGGGTCTGGCTGTTGGTGGGTCCATCCTGGTGTCTTTTAACTGGTGGGAAAACTACTTGAGGCTGATCAGCAAGAGCAGAAGCTCCAAATTCCTCAGGGACCTGATCGAAGACGTGACAAAATGCCAGAACCTGCTGCACATCCTCTCCAGCCTGCTCAGGATCGTGGTGACTGCCATCGTGCTCGGGGCCTTTGTCCCTCTGGACGGCCTGGACTGGAACATCGTTACCGAAATCCCACGCCGTGAGACGAGGATTTTAGAGATAATCATTGGAGTCCAGCTTATCTCGTCTGCACTCTGCCACTGGTTTGCTTTGGCAGCCTGTAAGATGCACGCCCTGCGACGCTGCTTCATCCTGCCGTTGTACCTGGCCACTCTGGCTGTCATGGTTCTGTTCATCACCCCAGTCTTCGTCTCCTATCAGGACTACAGAATAAGCATGAACGGGACCTCAAGCATCAACCTCTCAGACTACTGTAATGTAGTCGTGAATGGAACAAGGGAAATAGAGAATGGAGTGTTTCGAGACCTGGTTCTGGATGTTACAGATACTCTGTGCTCTCTGGGATTTTACACCGTAACTGACATCAGCTTACTGACAG CTTCAGCCACATCCTGGTGGATTGGTCTTGTGTTGGCCACACTCCATCTCTGGAATCTAAATGTGAATCGTATCCAGAGGACCCAGGATCTGTTCATCAGGCGTTTGTACGAGGGAACCTTCATCGAGCAGTCCCTGCTCCTCAACACCCGCTACGACATCCAGACCAAGGGccggaggaagaagaa TTTCAAGGAATCTGAAAAGGTGATGCTGTACCTGTGTGCGACCATGTGGCACGAGACCTACGACGAGATGATGAACATTCTCATCTCAATCTTTAG ACTGGACAGGTACAGACCGAAGAATGAGGCAAAGTTCAATGATTTCACCTTTGAAGCCCACATCTACTTTGACGATGCTTTCATGCAAGTTGAAGGCTGTCGGGAGCGTCACCTCAACGAATATGCTGAGAATCTTGTTAAGATCATCACAGAGGTTTACGG CATCTTCAAGAACATTGACGCAAAGTTCTTCAGAAACCAGCAGCAACTCCCCGATCAGAAGATCATAAGGACGCCGTACGGAGGGCGTCTAATCATCACCATGCCTCACGGAAACAACATCGTGGTTCACTACAAGGACAAAGAGCTCATCCGACACAAGAAGAGGTGGTCCCAG gtCATGTACCTTTACTACCTTTTTGGCTGGAAACTCATGACCAA agGAGATCCAGGTGAGATGAGAGAGGCATCACCCTCTGAGCATAGAAGACTGTgatgaatttttaaaaacaaagaaaactttgCCTGTTTTCTCCAGAAAGAGAAGCACAACACCTACCTGCTGGCGTTGGACGGGGACACAGACTTCCAGCCTGCTGCCGTGATGCTGCTCATCGACCGCCTGAAAATGTACCCTCGTGTTGGGGCAGCATGCGGAAGGATTCACCCAACTGGATCAG GTCCTGCCGTGTGGTTCCAGAAGTTCGAGTATGCCGTGAGCCACTGGCTGCAGAAGACTGCGGAGCATGTGTTCGGATGTGTACTCTGCAGCCCGGGCTGCTTCAGTCTGTTCAGAGCAGAGGCGCTAATGGACGACAACGTGATGAGGAAATACTCCACAAAGTCCATGGAGGCCGGCCACTACATTCAGTACGACCAAG GTGAAGACCGTTGGCTGTGCACACTTCTGTTGAAGCAGGGCTGGAGAGTGGAGTACAATGCGGCATCTGACGCCTACACCAATGCCCCAGAGGACTTCAAAGAACTCTACAACCAG CGCCGACGATGGGGACCGTCCACCATGGCCAACGTGGTGGATCTTCTGGGTTCCTCCAACATCATCTCCAAAAGGAACCCGTCCATGTCCAAACCGTTCATGTTCTATCAGATGTTTGCCATCTTCTCGGCCATTCTGGCACCTGCCACTATCTGCCTCCTGGTTGCAG GTAGTTTGTCCTTCCTCCTCGACATCAGCTCTAGTGCGACCCTGGTCATTGCTACAATACCTCCCGCCATCTACCTGGCTCTTTGCTTCAAGCTCAAGTCCGACACTCAGATCACAATAGCAGCTATGATGAGCGTCTTTTATGCTTTCCTCATGTTGGTCGTGTCAATGACCCTCATCG GCTCAATGGTGGAGAGCAGAACCATCCTGACACCCAGCAGCCTTTTTGTGATCGCCATGGCCATGATCTACATCATCACCGCAATAATGCATCCTCAGGAAAGTAACCTCGTGTTCTACGGCTTTCTGTACATCATCTGCATCCCCAGCGCCTATCTCCTGCTCACCATCTACTCCATGGTCAACATGGACAATGTCTCTTGGGGCACCAGGGAGACAAAACCTGCTCCCgggtctgctgctgcagctgcagctactCCACCgcagaaaacatcagaaaaag CCAAAAGCTTCTTCCAAAGCTTCTTCTCATGGTTCAAATGTTGCAAAAAGTCCGACCGTAAATCACAAACCGAAGAGCCAGCTAACAGCCAGGAGAACAGGATCCTAGGGTCCACCGACTCTGATCCTCAACCTCTAAACACTATTGTGGATGACTCCCCCAATCCAGAACAAGG GCTCATGCCACCTGCTTCCGAGTCCAATCAAG ATTGGGTTGTACAACTACAGGATTTGTCCACTGACATGCAACTGGAGGAGGAGTCTCTCGACGAG aacgAGGAGGTTTTCTGGaaagagctgcaggaaaaaTACCTGCTGCCTCTACCTGATGACAaagagaggcagaagaagatcaaaagtgacctgaaacagCTGAGGAACAAG ATCAACTTTGCCTTCTTCACGTTGAACGCCATGTGGCTGGTGGCAACGTTCACCCTGCAGGCCTTCAAGGTCTTCTCCATTGACATCCCGAAGGTTAGCCTCAATCTGACAGTAACCAACGAGTCCATCCCAATCGAACCCATCGGCTTCATGTTCATTCTGGGATTCGGACTATCGGTTCTGCTCCAGTTCATTGCCATGTTCTACCACAG AATCTACACGCTCATCCATTACGTTGCCTTTTTGGACACTGAGCCCAAAGAGCAGAAACCCAATGAGAAGTCGAAACTAAAG GACGACACCAGCTCCATAGTGGACTCAACCTACGGCTCCCAGTACGGCTCGGAAATGTTTGACGAATTCAGCCTCGACGGTTCAATTTCAGCATAA